One window of the Asticcacaulis sp. SL142 genome contains the following:
- a CDS encoding flagellar assembly protein FliH — MTQPVHKKFDFGTVFGDAGQVTRAPIQKRSYTPEEVETLRTNAYHDGEQSALARAQLAQAQALQALADAAHHGLSHLQDATARHKAACAQLALMCAQKISAEALNQFPEAPLKATLEALTHEIDTAPRLVVSVPNPDASLQGAAREAVTLAGFTGAITFRTSTTMPTGAFEVMWPDGRAEFDPERVLNALDTALREALAADQHHHQPTAPAVKREA, encoded by the coding sequence ATGACCCAGCCGGTTCATAAAAAATTCGACTTCGGCACCGTCTTTGGTGACGCCGGTCAGGTGACGCGTGCCCCAATCCAAAAGCGCAGCTACACCCCCGAAGAGGTCGAAACCCTGCGCACTAATGCCTATCATGACGGTGAACAATCGGCGCTGGCGCGCGCCCAGTTGGCGCAGGCACAGGCGCTGCAGGCTCTGGCCGATGCCGCTCATCATGGCTTGTCGCATCTCCAGGATGCCACCGCCAGACACAAGGCCGCCTGCGCGCAACTGGCGCTGATGTGTGCGCAAAAAATCAGCGCCGAAGCCCTCAACCAGTTTCCCGAAGCGCCACTCAAGGCGACATTAGAGGCCCTGACCCATGAGATCGATACCGCCCCGCGTCTGGTGGTTTCAGTGCCTAATCCCGATGCCTCCCTGCAAGGGGCGGCGCGTGAAGCCGTGACCCTGGCCGGTTTTACGGGGGCGATCACCTTTCGCACCTCAACCACCATGCCTACCGGGGCGTTCGAGGTGATGTGGCCCGATGGCCGCGCCGAGTTCGACCCGGAGCGGGTGTTAAACGCGCTCGATACCGCTTTGCGTGAAGCGCTGGCGGCCGATCAACATCATCACCAACCCACGGCGCCTGCCGTGAAAAGGGAGGCCTGA
- a CDS encoding sigma-54 interaction domain-containing protein, with protein sequence MRLLVVGKLSGQMSVAVKMVMDTGAKVSHVEGCQQALDALRKGQGADLLMVDYELDIAGLIASCDLEHIHITVVACGVNPDPRKAAQAITAGAKEFIPLPPDAELIAAVLAAVADDQRPLVTQDPAMQQVLKLADQVAASDASILITGESGVGKEVMARYLHEKSKRAQKPFISVNCAAIPDNLLESELFGHEKGAFTGAMARRIGKFEEADGGTLLLDEISEMDARLQAKLLRALQERVIDRVGGAKPVPVNIRVLATSNRNLATAVKEGTFREDLLYRLNVINLALPPLRERPADIMALSEFFAKKYSEANGIALKPLSNEARRRLQAHNWPGNVRELENAMHRAVLLSSGAEIDAEAIRLPDGKPLNVEAPIGLDYVGRAAQAAESAARTFVGSTVAQVEQVLILDTLSHCLGNRTHAANILGISIRTLRNKLKEYSDAGVPVPAPQSGANAA encoded by the coding sequence ATGAGACTTTTGGTAGTCGGAAAATTAAGCGGTCAGATGTCGGTCGCGGTCAAGATGGTGATGGATACGGGCGCCAAGGTGTCCCATGTCGAGGGTTGCCAGCAGGCGTTAGATGCCCTGCGCAAAGGCCAGGGTGCGGATCTGCTGATGGTCGATTATGAGCTCGATATTGCGGGGCTTATCGCGTCGTGCGATCTGGAGCACATACACATCACGGTCGTGGCCTGCGGCGTTAATCCCGATCCGCGCAAGGCGGCGCAAGCCATAACCGCCGGGGCCAAGGAGTTCATTCCGCTGCCGCCCGATGCGGAACTGATTGCGGCGGTGCTGGCCGCCGTGGCCGATGATCAGCGCCCCTTAGTGACGCAAGATCCGGCCATGCAGCAGGTGCTGAAACTGGCTGATCAGGTGGCGGCGTCCGATGCCTCGATCCTGATCACCGGTGAGTCCGGGGTCGGTAAAGAGGTCATGGCCCGTTACCTGCACGAAAAATCAAAGCGCGCCCAAAAGCCGTTCATCTCGGTCAACTGCGCGGCGATACCTGATAATCTGCTGGAATCGGAACTGTTCGGCCACGAAAAAGGCGCGTTCACCGGCGCCATGGCCCGCCGGATCGGTAAGTTCGAAGAGGCCGATGGCGGCACGTTGCTGCTCGATGAAATCTCGGAAATGGATGCCCGTTTGCAGGCCAAGCTGCTGCGCGCGCTGCAGGAGCGGGTCATTGACCGCGTCGGAGGGGCCAAACCCGTGCCGGTCAATATCCGCGTGCTGGCGACCTCCAACCGCAATCTGGCCACGGCCGTCAAGGAAGGCACTTTCCGCGAGGATTTGCTGTACCGCCTGAACGTCATCAATCTGGCGCTGCCGCCGCTTCGGGAACGTCCGGCCGATATCATGGCCTTGTCGGAATTTTTCGCCAAGAAGTATTCAGAGGCCAACGGTATTGCGCTTAAGCCCCTGTCGAACGAAGCGCGTCGCCGCCTTCAGGCCCATAACTGGCCCGGCAATGTCCGTGAGCTGGAAAACGCCATGCACCGGGCGGTGTTGTTATCGTCCGGGGCTGAGATTGATGCCGAGGCTATTCGCCTGCCCGACGGTAAGCCGCTCAATGTCGAGGCCCCGATTGGCCTTGATTATGTGGGCCGTGCCGCGCAAGCCGCCGAGAGTGCGGCGCGTACCTTTGTCGGTTCCACGGTGGCGCAGGTCGAGCAGGTGCTTATCTTAGATACCCTGTCGCACTGTCTGGGTAACCGCACCCATGCCGCCAATATCTTAGGCATTTCGATCCGCACCCTGCGCAATAAGCTGAAAGAATATTCCGACGCCGGTGTGCCCGTGCCTGCCCCGCAATCAGGTGCTAATGCGGCCTAG
- a CDS encoding DUF1153 domain-containing protein yields the protein MLQEQRRDNKGEKYVIGPTGAKLTLNDLPPPGTERWVIRRKAEVVAAVRGGLLTFDEACERYRITSEEFLSWQKSIESHGMAGLRTTRIQQYR from the coding sequence ATGCTGCAAGAACAACGCCGCGATAACAAAGGCGAAAAATACGTGATTGGTCCAACTGGAGCAAAGCTTACGCTCAACGATCTGCCTCCTCCGGGGACGGAACGCTGGGTAATACGGCGCAAGGCAGAGGTCGTGGCGGCAGTCCGCGGCGGGCTGTTGACCTTCGATGAGGCGTGCGAGCGTTATCGCATTACCTCCGAAGAATTTCTGTCCTGGCAGAAGTCGATTGAATCGCACGGTATGGCAGGCCTGCGCACCACGCGCATCCAGCAGTACCGTTAA
- the fliF gene encoding flagellar basal-body MS-ring/collar protein FliF: MAAQGQTLNITQQGGGFLQRFGIGRLAAIVGVAIGIAAVLAAVMLHFATQPQSLLFSNLDLKEASEITAALDQAGIKYSARGDGSTIMVERDQVATARLMLAEKGMPTAASVGYEIFDNAPALGQTEFVQNLNDKRALEGELARTIRSLKGVTSARVHLVMPKRQLFEEDAAQPTASVVVGLSGRQLTGDEVRSIRNLVASAVPNLKPSNITLVDDKNRLLAAGGEDDSALGAAGAERKNEVEETLRKRIKDIVEGVVGVGAARVTVTAELDTTTTTRKQEQYDPDGQVVRSTKTSETTDSSSQPDPNGVTTAAANIPGGQEANGAATATNSSGATEETTNFEISNTTTTEVTAPGQVKKLAVAVVVDGVLTPAANGQGAPAYAPRSAEDMAKIEELVRAAVGINAERGDVISVANVRFSRDPGEIAEGTGAAGGMFDFDKNDIMRAIEMLILVVVAVLIIFFVARPLMKFINGTAGPGGAAGLPNNFTVALTPEQAAMLPEAQQAALAAQAGGLALPADTSSIDMAKIEGQVKASSVKKVSEFVERHPDESVSILRSWLHES, translated from the coding sequence GTGGCGGCACAGGGTCAGACACTTAATATTACCCAGCAGGGCGGAGGTTTCCTTCAGCGCTTTGGTATAGGCCGTCTGGCCGCGATCGTCGGCGTGGCGATTGGCATCGCCGCCGTTCTGGCGGCGGTCATGCTGCATTTTGCTACCCAGCCGCAATCTTTGCTGTTCTCCAATCTCGACCTTAAAGAAGCTTCGGAAATCACCGCTGCCCTTGATCAGGCCGGTATTAAATATTCCGCCAGGGGCGACGGATCGACCATCATGGTTGAGCGCGATCAGGTCGCGACCGCCCGTCTGATGCTGGCTGAAAAAGGTATGCCGACGGCGGCGTCAGTCGGTTATGAGATTTTCGATAATGCACCGGCGCTGGGCCAGACCGAATTTGTGCAGAACCTTAATGACAAGCGCGCACTGGAAGGCGAACTGGCCCGCACCATCCGCTCCCTAAAAGGCGTGACCTCGGCGCGGGTGCATCTGGTCATGCCCAAGCGCCAGTTATTTGAGGAAGATGCCGCCCAACCCACCGCCTCTGTGGTGGTCGGTCTTTCGGGCCGTCAACTGACCGGCGATGAAGTGCGCTCGATCCGCAATCTGGTGGCCTCGGCCGTGCCGAACCTTAAGCCCTCGAACATTACGCTGGTCGATGACAAGAACCGTCTGTTGGCGGCGGGTGGTGAGGATGATTCGGCGCTGGGCGCGGCCGGTGCCGAGCGTAAGAACGAAGTCGAAGAAACCTTGCGCAAACGCATCAAGGATATTGTCGAAGGCGTGGTTGGCGTGGGTGCGGCCCGTGTGACGGTGACCGCAGAGCTTGATACCACCACCACCACGCGAAAGCAGGAACAGTATGATCCTGATGGTCAGGTGGTGCGCTCGACCAAAACGTCGGAAACCACTGACTCTTCGTCCCAGCCTGACCCGAACGGCGTGACTACGGCGGCGGCCAATATTCCGGGCGGTCAGGAAGCCAATGGGGCGGCGACCGCGACCAACAGTTCGGGGGCGACCGAAGAAACCACCAATTTTGAGATTTCAAACACCACCACAACCGAAGTCACGGCACCGGGGCAGGTCAAAAAGCTGGCCGTGGCTGTGGTCGTGGACGGCGTGCTGACCCCGGCGGCTAATGGTCAGGGCGCACCGGCCTATGCGCCGCGCTCGGCTGAGGACATGGCCAAAATCGAAGAGCTGGTGCGCGCCGCCGTGGGCATTAACGCCGAGCGGGGCGACGTGATTTCGGTCGCCAATGTCCGTTTCAGCCGTGATCCGGGTGAGATCGCTGAAGGTACGGGGGCTGCAGGCGGTATGTTTGATTTCGACAAAAACGATATCATGCGCGCCATTGAAATGCTGATCCTCGTCGTCGTGGCGGTTCTGATCATCTTCTTTGTGGCCCGTCCGCTGATGAAGTTCATCAATGGCACCGCAGGCCCCGGCGGCGCGGCGGGTCTGCCCAATAACTTCACCGTCGCCCTGACGCCGGAGCAGGCGGCCATGTTGCCGGAGGCTCAACAGGCGGCGTTGGCGGCGCAGGCCGGTGGCCTGGCCCTGCCGGCGGATACCTCCAGCATCGATATGGCCAAGATCGAAGGTCAGGTGAAGGCCTCCTCGGTCAAGAAGGTGTCTGAGTTCGTGGAGCGCCACCCGGATGAGTCGGTGTCGATCCTGCGTAGCTGGCTGCACGAAAGCTAA
- the flhA gene encoding flagellar biosynthesis protein FlhA, whose translation MADAAATTTGVQPFKVSEIGGWLKRGEVIMAVGVMLIIVMLIIPLPAFLLDVLLSMSIASAVLILMTALLIKKPLEFSAFPTVLLVTTLFRLSLNLASTRLILTHGHEGHDAAGQTIKAFGDLIMQGNFIIGVIIFAILLLVNFVVITKGSGRIAEVSARFSLDSMPGKQMAIDADLSSGIIDQDEAKKRRKEVEQESNFFGSMDGASKFVRGDAVAGLVITAINIVGGILIGIINHQMPAGEAASTYIQLTVGDGLVTQIPALIISIAAGFLVSKAGVDGSADKALTAQLAQNPVVLGMVSAAAGVLALVPGMPILPLAGISLGAGFMAWRIGRKMLEPVVADLPPPAPLVQEDEPISATLAIDDVKIELGLGLLGLINDLDGRKLTDQIKALRRTLAQEYGFVMPSVRILDNMRLPHQGYVVRVKEMEAGSGEVRIGSLMAMDPSGRQVELPGEHMKEPAFGLPATWIDQALREEATFLGYTIVDPATVITTHLTEILKDNMSDLLSYAELTKLLKDAPDDQKKLIDDLIPSVVPVATLQRVLQALLKERVSIRDLPAILEGLGEAAPYTKSVTQLVEHVRSGLGRQLCWHNRGDDGTLPIVTLSHEWENAFSTSLVGTGEERQLTMAPSILQDFIRGVRDTFERVSMNGEVAVLLTSPQIRPYVRSIVERFRPTTTVMSQNEIHPKVKLKTVGQI comes from the coding sequence GTGGCGGACGCAGCGGCAACAACTACGGGTGTCCAGCCCTTTAAGGTCTCCGAAATTGGCGGCTGGCTGAAGCGCGGCGAAGTCATCATGGCGGTCGGCGTCATGCTGATCATCGTCATGCTGATCATTCCGCTGCCGGCATTTTTGCTCGATGTGCTGTTGTCGATGTCGATTGCCTCAGCCGTGCTGATTTTGATGACGGCGCTGCTGATTAAAAAGCCGCTTGAGTTCTCAGCCTTTCCGACCGTGCTTTTGGTCACGACCCTGTTCCGGTTGTCGCTCAACCTGGCCTCAACGCGCCTGATCCTGACCCACGGTCACGAAGGCCACGACGCCGCCGGTCAGACCATTAAGGCGTTCGGCGACCTGATTATGCAGGGCAATTTCATCATCGGGGTGATCATTTTCGCCATCCTGCTGCTGGTCAATTTTGTCGTCATCACCAAGGGTTCGGGCCGGATCGCCGAAGTGTCGGCCCGCTTCAGCCTCGATTCCATGCCGGGTAAACAGATGGCCATCGATGCCGACCTGTCGTCAGGCATTATCGATCAAGACGAAGCCAAGAAACGCCGCAAAGAGGTCGAGCAGGAATCGAACTTCTTCGGCTCCATGGACGGTGCCTCGAAATTCGTGCGCGGCGATGCGGTCGCAGGCCTTGTGATCACCGCCATCAATATCGTCGGCGGTATCCTGATCGGCATTATCAACCATCAGATGCCGGCCGGTGAAGCGGCCTCAACCTATATTCAGCTTACCGTCGGTGACGGTCTGGTCACCCAAATCCCGGCCCTGATTATCTCGATTGCCGCCGGTTTTCTGGTGTCCAAGGCCGGTGTCGATGGTTCCGCTGATAAGGCCCTGACCGCGCAATTGGCGCAAAATCCGGTCGTGCTCGGCATGGTGTCGGCGGCGGCGGGCGTGCTGGCGCTGGTGCCGGGGATGCCGATCCTGCCGCTGGCGGGTATATCGCTGGGGGCCGGGTTCATGGCGTGGCGCATCGGGCGAAAAATGCTGGAGCCGGTCGTGGCCGACTTGCCGCCACCCGCCCCGCTCGTTCAGGAAGATGAGCCGATTTCCGCGACGCTGGCCATTGATGATGTCAAGATCGAGTTGGGCCTGGGCCTGCTCGGTCTGATCAACGATCTGGATGGCCGTAAGCTGACCGATCAGATCAAGGCCCTGCGCCGGACGCTGGCGCAGGAGTACGGCTTTGTCATGCCATCGGTGCGGATTCTCGACAATATGCGCCTGCCCCATCAGGGCTATGTGGTGCGCGTCAAGGAAATGGAAGCGGGATCCGGCGAAGTGCGCATCGGCTCGCTGATGGCCATGGACCCAAGCGGGCGTCAGGTTGAGCTGCCGGGTGAGCATATGAAGGAACCGGCCTTTGGTCTGCCCGCCACCTGGATCGATCAGGCCCTGCGCGAAGAGGCGACCTTTCTGGGCTACACCATCGTCGATCCGGCGACCGTGATCACCACCCACCTGACTGAGATCCTGAAAGACAATATGAGCGATCTGTTGTCCTACGCCGAACTGACCAAGCTGCTGAAAGACGCGCCGGACGACCAGAAAAAGCTGATCGACGACCTGATCCCGTCGGTCGTGCCGGTGGCGACCTTGCAGCGGGTCTTGCAGGCCTTGCTGAAAGAGCGGGTCTCGATCCGCGACCTGCCCGCGATCCTCGAAGGTTTGGGGGAGGCGGCCCCCTATACCAAATCGGTCACCCAACTGGTCGAGCATGTCCGTTCCGGTCTGGGGCGACAGTTGTGCTGGCATAACCGCGGCGACGACGGCACCCTGCCGATCGTGACCCTGAGCCATGAGTGGGAAAATGCGTTCTCAACATCGCTGGTGGGTACGGGGGAGGAGCGCCAACTGACTATGGCGCCCTCCATTTTGCAGGACTTCATTCGCGGCGTGCGTGACACTTTTGAGCGCGTCTCGATGAACGGTGAAGTGGCTGTGCTGCTGACCAGCCCGCAGATCAGGCCTTATGTGCGCTCAATTGTGGAACGCTTCCGGCCGACCACCACGGTCATGAGCCAGAACGAAATCCACCCCAAGGTAAAGCTGAAAACTGTCGGGCAGATATAA
- a CDS encoding flagellar hook protein FlgE, with protein sequence MSINSAMLAGVSGLAANSTALAAISNNIANVNTTAYKRVATNFSAIVTDSSSSGGYSAGGVIADTRQQISSPALLQRTNSDMDLGIDGQGFFVVTEKSENLTNSDTRLFTRAGSFAVDKYGYLQNASGYYLQGWPVDALGNVVTDPSDMSKLGSINVSSVGGAAEATTRVVVNANLSDGQALSARVGTVDAAGTFTAAPVATRYDATSATNSMAVYDIDAGTGVEPDFEISIPVSDSKGGQRNITMRLLKSETANTWYAEMVSDDITTGAPAGQLARGTLTFTQDGRLDTANSTLFGTPYNSTLTIGASGTAGTPRWKDILGVDDQTISLDLEDATAGLTQLNSTSIVQSVVTNGTAFGNLATVQVSKDGIVTAIYDNGVTRNIAQVALATFVNPDGLIPVNGNSYIMSRDSGTFNLKSPGVGGSGLLSPSTLEASAVDLSTEFTGLITTQRAYSAASKIITTADDMLAELISIKR encoded by the coding sequence ATGAGTATCAACAGTGCCATGCTGGCCGGGGTTTCGGGGCTGGCGGCAAATTCGACGGCTCTGGCGGCGATTTCCAACAACATCGCCAACGTCAACACCACAGCCTATAAGCGCGTGGCCACCAATTTCTCCGCCATAGTCACTGACAGTTCAAGTTCGGGCGGCTACAGCGCCGGGGGTGTCATCGCCGATACGCGCCAGCAGATTTCCAGCCCGGCCCTGTTGCAGCGCACGAACTCTGACATGGACCTAGGCATCGACGGTCAGGGCTTTTTCGTGGTGACGGAAAAATCGGAAAATCTGACCAATTCCGATACCCGTCTGTTTACCCGCGCCGGTTCGTTCGCGGTCGACAAATATGGCTATCTGCAAAACGCGTCGGGCTATTATCTCCAGGGCTGGCCGGTCGATGCGCTCGGCAATGTGGTCACTGACCCATCGGATATGTCAAAGCTGGGCTCAATCAACGTCTCAAGCGTCGGTGGTGCGGCCGAAGCGACGACCCGCGTCGTCGTCAACGCCAACCTGTCCGATGGTCAGGCCCTGTCGGCACGCGTCGGCACGGTCGATGCGGCGGGGACATTTACCGCGGCACCGGTGGCTACGCGTTACGATGCTACCTCAGCCACCAATTCGATGGCTGTATATGATATTGACGCGGGCACAGGCGTTGAGCCCGACTTTGAAATCTCCATTCCGGTGTCGGATTCCAAAGGCGGTCAGCGCAATATCACTATGCGTCTGCTGAAATCGGAAACCGCCAACACCTGGTACGCTGAAATGGTGTCGGACGACATCACGACGGGGGCGCCCGCCGGACAACTGGCCAGAGGGACCTTGACCTTTACCCAGGACGGTCGTCTGGATACCGCCAACTCAACCCTGTTTGGTACGCCTTATAACTCGACCCTTACCATAGGCGCTTCCGGTACCGCGGGCACGCCGCGCTGGAAGGATATTCTGGGGGTCGATGATCAGACCATCTCCCTTGATCTGGAAGATGCCACGGCGGGTCTGACCCAGCTTAACTCGACATCGATCGTGCAGTCTGTGGTTACTAACGGTACGGCCTTTGGTAACCTCGCCACCGTGCAGGTCTCAAAAGACGGCATTGTCACCGCCATTTATGATAATGGCGTGACCCGCAATATCGCGCAGGTGGCTCTGGCGACCTTCGTTAATCCGGACGGTCTGATCCCGGTCAACGGCAACTCCTACATCATGTCGCGCGATTCCGGCACGTTTAACCTGAAATCGCCGGGTGTCGGCGGGTCGGGTTTGCTGAGCCCCTCGACTCTTGAGGCTTCGGCGGTGGACTTGTCTACGGAATTCACAGGTTTGATTACAACGCAGCGGGCTTACTCCGCGGCATCAAAGATAATCACAACAGCAGACGACATGCTGGCTGAGTTGATTAGCATCAAGAGGTAA
- a CDS encoding glycosyltransferase family 39 protein — protein sequence MMSLTAWVNRLDYKSAPVMWAVLSAIILSALVLRLYLSDISLWVDESASVAFARAPVQLLWSDWMARETNPPLYYTFLKVWMALFGDSDLALRSLSIIAGCTSIFIAFLIARDIGGPLAGLLAALLLAISFQNIFYSLQVRGYIFTQTFALAALYAVLRIMRPSEPQSLRRWALGVYVVSVSAAAYCHTTLIILPVLINLFLIPWALKQWPANRIVVIEWALAQAIVLILWSWWGGITLQQMNHAANINWIPQLNLPEAIGMMRKVYAPNFQSVAPGGKFWAAVLIGLAVYMAVKYRARPALILPLVGLAVPILIFLLNLKTPIMLPRTLYWGTGPFIAAVALGICALPDPRAAIAAAILAITTTGLETISQRHTYQMEPWRNITHTLSQQNPTAVVLTSYELQGHLMQRYCAEINCRLTILVPRTDPGTTSYLQLHNQVDLAQVPALLPKHGTLYVTSRRSKNLNGLLTPHGISRPVAIDGLPEIIAVTEWTAAK from the coding sequence ATGATGTCATTAACTGCCTGGGTCAATCGGCTGGATTACAAATCCGCCCCCGTCATGTGGGCGGTGTTGAGCGCCATTATTCTGAGCGCACTGGTTTTGCGGCTATATCTTTCCGACATCTCCTTATGGGTCGATGAAAGCGCTTCGGTTGCCTTTGCGCGCGCGCCGGTTCAGTTGCTGTGGTCAGACTGGATGGCCCGCGAAACCAATCCGCCGCTCTATTACACGTTCCTAAAAGTATGGATGGCGCTATTTGGGGACAGCGATCTGGCGCTGCGCAGCCTGTCGATTATCGCCGGATGTACCAGCATATTCATAGCCTTCCTGATCGCTCGCGACATAGGCGGGCCGTTAGCGGGACTTTTAGCGGCACTGCTTTTGGCCATATCGTTTCAGAACATATTCTACAGCCTTCAGGTGCGCGGCTATATTTTCACCCAAACCTTTGCGCTGGCCGCCCTTTATGCCGTTTTGCGAATCATGAGACCGAGTGAGCCTCAGTCTTTGAGACGATGGGCCTTGGGCGTTTATGTCGTCAGCGTCAGCGCCGCGGCCTACTGCCATACAACCCTGATCATCCTGCCGGTCCTGATTAATCTGTTTCTCATTCCCTGGGCGCTGAAACAATGGCCCGCCAACCGGATCGTGGTGATTGAATGGGCGCTGGCGCAAGCCATCGTACTGATCCTGTGGAGTTGGTGGGGCGGCATAACCCTGCAGCAGATGAACCATGCCGCAAACATTAATTGGATACCGCAACTTAATCTGCCCGAAGCCATCGGCATGATGCGGAAAGTCTATGCGCCCAATTTCCAGTCGGTAGCGCCGGGCGGAAAATTCTGGGCCGCAGTGCTGATCGGTCTGGCCGTCTATATGGCGGTCAAATACCGCGCCCGCCCGGCCCTGATCCTGCCCCTGGTCGGGCTCGCCGTGCCGATCCTGATATTTCTGCTGAACCTGAAAACCCCCATCATGCTGCCGCGCACGCTTTACTGGGGGACCGGCCCGTTCATCGCCGCCGTGGCCCTGGGCATCTGCGCCCTGCCCGACCCTCGCGCCGCCATAGCTGCGGCCATACTGGCCATCACGACGACCGGCCTTGAGACGATAAGCCAGCGCCATACGTATCAGATGGAACCCTGGCGCAATATCACGCATACGCTCAGCCAACAGAACCCGACCGCCGTCGTCCTGACCAGCTACGAGTTACAAGGCCACCTGATGCAGCGCTATTGCGCCGAAATCAACTGCCGCCTGACCATTCTGGTGCCCCGCACTGATCCCGGAACTACGTCTTACCTGCAGTTGCATAATCAGGTTGATCTGGCGCAGGTTCCGGCCTTGCTGCCCAAGCACGGCACCCTCTATGTCACTAGCCGCCGCAGTAAGAACCTCAATGGTCTGCTCACTCCGCACGGCATATCCCGGCCCGTGGCGATTGACGGCCTGCCGGAAATTATAGCGGTGACGGAATGGACAGCGGCCAAATAG
- the fliG gene encoding flagellar motor switch protein FliG — translation MARKNLIDDAKKLNGVEKAAVVLLALGEDHMQLWQALDEEEIKEISQAMSSLGTVTSNVVEDLLLEFVSSLNNGGMIMGSFEQTQRMLASFLPADKVDALMEEIRGPAGRTMWDKLGNVNEAVLANYLKNEYPQTVAVVLSKVKTDHAARVLAALPEDFALECVQRMLRMEPVQREILDKIEQTLRVEFMSNLARTSKRDSHELMAEIFNNFDRQTESRFITSLEERNRESAERIRALMFVFEDLSKLDPGGVQTLLRAVEKDQLAMALKGASDALRDMFMSNMSERAAKIMRDDMDAMGPVRLKDVDGAQMSMVQVAKDLAAKGEIMLAGQGGDDELIY, via the coding sequence ATGGCGCGTAAAAACCTTATTGATGATGCCAAAAAGCTGAACGGGGTCGAAAAGGCCGCCGTCGTGTTGCTGGCGCTGGGCGAAGACCATATGCAGTTGTGGCAGGCGCTTGACGAAGAAGAGATCAAGGAAATCTCCCAAGCCATGTCGTCGCTGGGCACGGTGACCTCGAATGTGGTCGAAGACCTGCTGCTGGAGTTTGTCTCAAGCCTGAATAACGGCGGCATGATCATGGGCTCGTTTGAGCAGACCCAGAGGATGCTGGCGTCCTTCCTGCCGGCCGATAAGGTCGATGCCCTGATGGAGGAAATCCGGGGTCCGGCGGGCCGGACCATGTGGGACAAGCTCGGCAACGTCAATGAAGCCGTGCTGGCTAACTATCTGAAAAACGAATATCCGCAGACCGTGGCCGTGGTGCTGTCCAAGGTGAAAACCGACCACGCTGCCCGCGTTCTGGCCGCTCTGCCGGAAGATTTCGCACTGGAATGCGTGCAGCGGATGCTGCGCATGGAGCCGGTGCAGCGCGAAATCCTCGATAAGATCGAACAGACTTTGCGGGTCGAGTTCATGTCCAATCTGGCGCGCACCTCAAAGCGCGACAGCCATGAGTTGATGGCCGAAATCTTCAACAATTTCGACCGCCAGACTGAAAGCCGGTTCATCACCTCGCTGGAGGAACGCAACCGCGAGTCGGCGGAGCGTATCCGCGCGCTCATGTTCGTGTTTGAGGATCTGTCGAAACTCGACCCCGGTGGGGTTCAGACCCTGCTGCGGGCGGTCGAAAAGGATCAACTGGCCATGGCCCTTAAGGGGGCGTCCGATGCTCTGCGCGATATGTTCATGTCCAACATGTCTGAGCGTGCGGCCAAGATCATGCGCGACGACATGGATGCGATGGGCCCGGTGCGCCTTAAAGATGTTGATGGTGCGCAGATGTCCATGGTGCAGGTCGCCAAAGACCTCGCGGCCAAGGGCGAAATCATGCTGGCCGGTCAGGGAGGCGATGATGAGCTTATTTATTAA
- the fliN gene encoding flagellar motor switch protein FliN produces the protein MAENFSLEEFGETGASGAVPEDDGDKTAADLAPVFDVPVNISAVLGKSYMSVAQLLKLGQGSILELDRKVGEAIDIYVNNRLVARGEVVVVDERLGVTMTEIIKSEDSSS, from the coding sequence ATGGCCGAGAATTTCTCACTGGAAGAGTTTGGCGAAACGGGCGCTTCCGGTGCCGTTCCCGAAGACGACGGTGATAAAACCGCCGCTGATCTGGCACCTGTGTTTGATGTGCCGGTCAATATCTCAGCGGTGCTGGGTAAGTCCTACATGTCGGTCGCACAACTGCTCAAACTGGGGCAGGGCTCGATCCTTGAACTGGATCGCAAGGTCGGTGAGGCCATCGATATCTACGTCAATAACCGGCTGGTGGCACGCGGCGAAGTCGTGGTGGTTGATGAGCGCTTAGGTGTTACCATGACTGAAATCATCAAGTCCGAAGACAGCAGCAGCTAA